In the Streptomyces sp. WMMC940 genome, GCGGACCTGCTGACGATGCGTCTGGGGGTCGACTCCGTGCTCCTCGCCGCCAGGATCGACCTGGCGCCGGGTCTGGACAGCGAGGAGGTCGAACTCGTGAGCGAGAGGATCAAGGCTGCGGTGCTGGACCGCTGGCCGGAGGCGGACCAGGTCTTCCTCGACATCACGGAGGCGCCTCCGCACCCCGGCCGCTGAACCGGCGGGCGGCCCTCTCCGCGCGCGGTGGAAACACGGCCCGGAGGCCGGTGGTCCGGCCGCGGAGGCCCGGCGGCGGCGAAGCCGGGCAGGTGGACCGGCCGGGCGAACGGGTGGCCGGGCGAACGGGTGGCCGGGCGAACGGGTGGCCGGGACCGGGGCGAACAGGTGGACCGGTCGGCCCGGACGCAGGCCGGACGCAGGCCGGACGCGATTGTCGTACCCCTTCACTACGGTGCGGGCATGGTGAACTTCGTATTGGTGGCGGGCGCTTGGCTCGGTGCGTGGGCATGGGACGACGTCGTGCCGGAACTGCGCGAGGGCGGTCACGGCGTACGTCCGGTGACCTTGTCCGGCCTCGCGGAGATGAGCGGCGTGCCGGCGGGCCAGCAGACGCACGTCCAGGACGTCGTCGACGCGATCGAGCGGTACGACCTGCGGGATGTCGTGCTCGTCGGGCACAGCTACTCGGGGATCCCGGTCGGTCAGGCCGCCGAGCGGATCGGAGACCGGCTGCGGCGCGTGGTCTTCGTCGACTCGAACGTCCCGGCGGACGGCGAGTCGTTCGTGTCCGCATGGCCCGACGGCCGGGCGACGGTCGAGGCCTCGATAGCCGCGACCGGTGGCTTCTGGGCACCGCTGAGCGAGGCCGACTGCACCGGGCAGGGGCTCGGTGACGAGCAGACGGGCCGGATCGTCGCGGGCGCGACTCCGCATCCCGGCGCGACGCTGACCGAACCGGCGGTGCTCGCACGGGCGCTCGGCGAGCTGCCGGCGACGTACGTCAAGTGCCTGCTCGACGGGGAGGAGCCGAGCCCCGATGTGGCCGAACTGCTGCGTGGCGAGCACTGGCGGCTGGTCGAACTGGACACCGGGCACTGGCCGATGTTCTCCCAACCGCACGAGCTGGCCCGGGTGCTCCTCGACGCGGCGGACACATAGGACCCGCAGGCCCGGGCGTCCACGGGCCCGCGAACCGCACCCGCCTCGACTCGACGCGGGGTGGCCCGCGCGAGCACGGCCCTGGGGCCCGGGACGGAGCCGGGCGGCCGGCCCCTGCGCACCCTTCGGCGCGGGCCGTCAGCCCCCGGCTCCGGCGCCGGCGGTCTGCCGGGCGAATTCCTTGAGGAAGGCCGCGCAGAAGGCGGTGAGGTCGTCCGG is a window encoding:
- a CDS encoding alpha/beta fold hydrolase, with the protein product MVNFVLVAGAWLGAWAWDDVVPELREGGHGVRPVTLSGLAEMSGVPAGQQTHVQDVVDAIERYDLRDVVLVGHSYSGIPVGQAAERIGDRLRRVVFVDSNVPADGESFVSAWPDGRATVEASIAATGGFWAPLSEADCTGQGLGDEQTGRIVAGATPHPGATLTEPAVLARALGELPATYVKCLLDGEEPSPDVAELLRGEHWRLVELDTGHWPMFSQPHELARVLLDAADT